The nucleotide window GTACACGCACAGAACACGGAACCGTGAGATGCTGAAGGCACATGGGGAGGAGATCAAAAAGCTGTACGGCCCGGACCCATGGCTTCCACGTCTAATGACACCGTTTGTTCTGCTCCAGATTTATCTTGGCTACCGTGCGAAGGACATGGGGTGGCCCACTCTTCTTCTCGTCGCATATTTCGTGGGTGGAACAATTACGCACAGCTGTTTCTTGGCAATTCACGAGGCCACACATGGCCTCTGCTTCATCAAACCGCTCTACAACGACCTTTACGCAATGTTCGTGAATCTGGTGGTGCCTGTGCCATATGCGATGATGTTCAAGACGTACCACGCTGAGCATCACCGCTACTTGGGCTGGGACGGCATTGACGCTGATGTGCCCACGCTGTTCGAGGGAAGGTATCTATCAAGCTACGCTGGAAAGTTTTTCTTCCTCACGTTTCAGGTACTGTTCTACGCTCTCAGGCCCACTGTTGTGCGGACGATCAAGTTTGAGAAGTTGCATGTGATGAACTACATTGTGCAGCTGATGTTCAACCTGCTCGTGTACTACTACTGGGGCTGGTGGCCACTGCTGTACTTCCTTCTCTGTACTTTTCTAGGCACCAGTTGGCACCCTCTCGCTGGCCACTTCATCTCGGAGCATTTTGTGCTCACGGGCAACGGTGGGCAAGAGACGTTCTCGTACTACGGGCCGCTGAACTGGGTAATGTGGAATGTCGGCTATCATGTTGAGCACCACGACTTCCCA belongs to Leishmania mexicana MHOM/GT/2001/U1103 complete genome, chromosome 26 and includes:
- a CDS encoding putative fatty acid desaturase — its product is MLKAHGEEIKKLYGPDPWLPRLMTPFVLLQIYLGYRAKDMGWPTLLLVAYFVGGTITHSCFLAIHEATHGLCFIKPLYNDLYAMFVNLVVPVPYAMMFKTYHAEHHRYLGWDGIDADVPTLFEGRYLSSYAGKFFFLTFQVLFYALRPTVVRTIKFEKLHVMNYIVQLMFNLLVYYYWGWWPLLYFLLCTFLGTSWHPLAGHFISEHFVLTGNGGQETFSYYGPLNWVMWNVGYHVEHHDFPNIPWTRIGKLNTIAPEFYVDLHCTKSWPGALFDFLLDTSVSLCSRVVRERGAAGREKLLPTSTGRMKAAEAHQGPCSWKTDGRPNSRMLLFDMQ